Below is a genomic region from Triticum dicoccoides isolate Atlit2015 ecotype Zavitan chromosome 5A, WEW_v2.0, whole genome shotgun sequence.
gactccgatccagcaaagtgtcggggaagagttccgtcagcacgacggcgtggtgacgatcttgatgtactactgtcgcagggcttcgcctaagcaccgctacaatattatcgaggactatggtggaagggggcaccgcacacggctaagaatatgatcacgtggatcaacttgtgtctatggggtgccccctgcccccgtatataaaggagtggaggaggggagggccggccctccctatggcgcgccctagggagtcctaatcccaccaggagtaggattccccctttcctagtccaactaggattccttccatgtagtaggagtaggagacaaggaaggggaaaggagaagggaaggaaggagggggcgcagcccctcccctagtccaattcggactaggccttgggggggggcacgcggcctgccctaggaagcccctctctctttcccgtatggcccaataaggcccaatacttttcccccgtattcccgtaactagtcaagtagaggcatactagtgacactctgtttgtctatgtattcacacatgtattatgtttccggttaatacaattctagcatgaataataaacatttatcatgatataaggaaataaataataactttattattgcctctagggcatatttccttcagtcttatggttcataaaaaatctccgtaaagtttcgtggcatttggactccgtttggtactgattttctgtgatgtaaaaaacatggaaaaaaacagcaactggcacttggcactatgtcaataggttggtaccaaaaaattatataaaatgactataaaatgattataaaacatccaagattgataatataacagcatagaacaataaaaaattatagatacattggagacgtatcaatagctgcttcgaaagtagcaaatgaaggagttcatatccaacctAGGTGTAATACctggtgcatcgggtctaatgaaaatcttttgtgacaatactggagcaatagccttggcgaaggaatccagatttcacaagagaaccaaacacatcaagagatgcttcaattccatctgcgatcaagtcaaggtgggagacatagagatttgcaagatacatacggatctgaatgttgtagaactgttgactaagcctcttccacgagcaaaacatgatcagcaccaagactccatgggtgttagaatcattactatgtaatcccgattattgactctagtgcaagtgggagactgaaggaaatatgccctagaggcaataataaagttgttatttatatttccttatatcatgataaatgtttattattcatgctagaattgtattaaccgtaaacttagtacatgtgtgaatacatagacaaaactgagtgtccctagtatgcctctacttgaatagctcgttaatcgaagatggttaagtttcctaaccatagacatgtgtagtcatttgatgaacgggatcacatcattagagaatgatgtgatggacaagacccatctgttagcttagcattatgatcatttagttttattgccattgctttcttcatggcttatacatattcctctgactatgagattatgcaactcccaaatatcggaggaacactttgtgtgctatcaaacgtcacaacgtaatttggtggttataaagatgctctacaggtgtctccgaaggtgtttgttgagttggcatagatcaagattaggatttgtcactctgtgtatcggagaggtatctctgggccctctcgatagtgcacatcactataagccttgcaagcaatgtgaataatgagttagttgcgggatgatgcattacagaacgagtaaagagacttgtcggtaatgagattgaactaggtatgatgataccgacgatcgaatctcaggcaagtaacatactgatgacaaagggaatgacgtctgttgttatgcggtttgaccgataaagatcttcgtagaatatgtaggagccaatatgagcatccaggttccgctattggttattgaccggagatgtgtctcggtcatgtcttttTTTGACCAGTGAAAACAgcaggagagtctcggtcatgtctacatagttctcaaacccgtagggtccgcacgcttaacattcgatgacgatttgtattatgagttatgtgttttggtgacctaagtttgtttggagtctcgaatgagatcacggacaggacgaggagtcttgagatggtcgagaggtaaagatttacgtattggaaggtagtattcgaacATCGGAATGGTTATGAGTGATtgggtatttttccggagtaccaaggggttaccggaaccccccggggaagtattgggccaacatgggcctaagggagatAGAGGGAAGCCCGCAGGGGGTGGCCACGTGCCCCCCTCCTTGGGaggccgaataggacaaggaggagggggcggcgcccccttccctttccctctccttctccttcctattccctccggtggaagaaaggaaaagggggggcaaatcctacttggactaggagtccaagtaggactccccccatggcgcaccCCTCCTGGCCGCCAGCCTCTCtcgcccctcctttatatacgtggccagggggcaccccaaagacacaaaaattgtttcttagccgtgtgcggtgcccccctccacagtttactcctccagtcatagcatcgtagtgcttaggcgaagccctgcgcggatcacatcaccaacaccgttgccacgccgtcgtactgacaaaactctccctcgtccctctactggatcaagagctcgatggacgtcatcgagttgaacgtgtgctgaacatggaggtgccgtacattcggtacttggatcgattggatcatgaagacgttcgactacatcaaccgcgttaacataacgcttccactttcggtctacgagggtacgtgtatacactctccccctctcgtttctatgcatctcctagatagatcttgcgtgatcgtaggaatgtttttgaaattgcatgctacattccccaacagcgaCCGCTGATGACCATCatgggagaaggaggaggaggaggaggagcaggggcaTCAATGTGTTGTCGACATTTCCCATGCAGGAGGCGAGTGTCGGGACAGCGGGCGAAAGCAGGACTCTCGGTGAAGCGGGAGCAGACGCTTGCTGGTTGCTACGGGTAAGTTATATCTGGGAACTTTAGTCCCACATCACAGATTTAGTTGGATTTCCACTGAGTTATAATTGTTTCCTTAAGCAAGGGTATCCCCAAGCAACCATAAAAAGGAGTCAGTAACATATACGGTCTAGTATAGGGTACCGTACGGTAGTTGGTATAGTAAGATACAGTCTTAAGGTTGTTGGCAGGGGCTCAGGTATAGGGGGAGCTATGAACTATAGCTTTATTTGCCAATATATTAGAGTGGCCTATttacaaaggaaaatgatgatattATATCCCTAGTATATCTTTACTAGATGTATAGGAACATGGCCACTCTCTAGTTATGTTATATATCCCCGGTATATCTTTGCTACATTCTGAAACCAAAGCTTTACAGTCGGTACAATAGCCAGCCCTGTAGTGTTGTTCTTGTAGTTCCAGTTTCAATTTTGCAAAGAAGAAATCTAAGTAGATGACAATTAATATTTGTGATGCTTATTTGATGAAGCTACCAAGATAAATTTACTAAACTATGTGTGTTATTATTTATGTTTGGATGCATCCGTCATGAGGATTAGCTGATGAATATTTTGTTTCTAGAGTTTAGAGAATACTAATTTCTGTTAGTGGGCCTCCAATTTGTTCCCTGTGTGAAGCTTAAAATGATGGAATAGGGAATCTgtgttgttggtatgaactctaAACATGAAAGTGTCTTATGTATTGTTAACTTCGATGGTCCGTAGAGAAATGCTATCTACTTGGGCAACTTGGTTGATTGGCTTGCCAAAAAATTGATGCATTGGTTGAGTAGGCAAGCTTACAATATGTTTCTTGTTAGGTGCTTGAGATTTGCAAGGACAAAAACCTATTCACATTTTCCTTGTTGAAGTAATTTTCTCGAAATGTAGCTCTGCATCGTTCTATCATACATGTATTCTAGAAAAATACAAGACATCTGAGTGGCCCAATGGTTGTTAACCCTTATTAGGATCCTACATGGACGAATCTAATCATGCAATTCATTAGATAGGTTCATAAAATTTTGTAGCTGCGCATCCAATGAAGCACTATGTTTGGTGTTGCTTTCTAGATTTTCTTACCTTCCAGAATTAACAGTCCCACATGTCCATTTTAATTTTACCCTCCTACCGATTTGCATTGTTCATAACATGGATCATATTATTTTGATATATTGTGTTGTTGTTTCCATGTGAAAACATTAATGTTTTTCataaatgatgaagcttctacagTTCATTTTTTGTATTATTAAATGTTGAAGTTGTGTTTCCTGTTAAGTCGCCAATCCTGTTGTTGCGCCAACAAAAACATAGGATAAGGTAAGTCATGGACTCTGATCCTTAGAATTTAGACACTTGAGGACTGTTGCTCCAAAATGCACACCCCGCGGGGTCACATACATTGTCTGTACTTGAAGAATGTGTAGAACAGGATCCCCGACACCATGAAGAGGCTCAAGGATGCAAGTCAGATTTGCCAAACTACGATGTGGAATGCATATACCAAAAATACTAGTAAATACTTATGTGCAACATACAAGAACGCCATTAGAGCAACATGTATGTATGTACCTCTCCAGTCGGCATGGACGTACACGTTAGTGGTGGTGAGGTTTTCTGGTTGGAGGATGTACATAAAGAGAGTGATATTTTTGGCGTCTCTACGTCTCAAGGTAAGTTGGCATGCTCAAAAGCATCCTTTTTTTTCCTCCGCATCCTCTTTATGGCACATTTGTTCACAATGCTTGCACGCACATAACAAATGAAAAGACAAATGTCCTAAAAATACATCACAAATTTTCTTCATAAGTGTTTTTGCAAGTTCCAACGTGCTTCCTTGGACAAGATGAAGAACATAAATTTTTCTAAACACATGACATGCCTGCATAGGATGATCAATGACGCAATGTAAGTCCAGCCCAAAACCATAAGGAAATCAATGAAGGACAATTCTCGGTTTTTAGTTTTTAGTCCTTAGTACCCCTAAGAATGATTTTGAGTTATTCTAAAGATCAGTGCACAACTATCAGTTGTTAGTCTCCATTCATTTGAGTAGTTTCTTGTTTTAGTATACTTgtcattcttgagatatcattcatACTAGTTTGCATGTACCAAGATATCATTCATACTAGTTTTTGTTTCAGTGCACAACTATTAGTTGTTAGTCTCCATTCATTTTGAGTAGTTCTTGTTTTCGATACTTgtcattcttgagatatcattcatACTAGTTTGCATGTACCAAGATAGTGTGCCAGATATGCATGTCGAACCACACTAACAGTAACTCATTGGGTTTACCATTTGGGCCCTGTAGGGTGGGCTGAGGGTTGGAAAGCCCGGCAGGGTAATGGGTGGTGTGGAGCTGAACATTGAGACCAAGTGGGATCCGACCTGAAAGCCAAATGAAATCAGATGAATTTCCTTACAAACAGAGGAATGAACTCAACTCAAAGCAACAGATACACATGTAAATTTGTCATTGATCAAAAGATGACCTGGAGCAAAATGAAAAACACATGTCTGATGGTTATATTACACACACCCATCCTAATATTCCAATTGTCCACATATGTCTTGTTCTCCACCCACCTCTAAGAGCGTCTCCAGCAGCATGTGTATATTTGGTTTTGCATATATATCCATATAAGCAATGGTCAAAAAAGATTTCTTTTTTCTCTCCTTTATTTCAACACATCTTGTAACTATCAATTCAACTATTATGATTCAAATGGTTTGTAGTTGCAAAGGTTATAATGCTAACAACTACTTTTCAAACAACTATATTTTTAGTGGCTAGTTTTCCGACAGCTATCTTCCAACGGCAAGTTTTCAACGGCTATATTACATGCCTATACATACCAACCCTCCCACCTATCTCTCAGCACTCCTGAATCCACCTGTCTTGTCTCCCACGACACAATGAGTGGATGTGGATTCGTTTTGGATATGCTCATGGTTCATCGACGTCTTCATCCAACGATGACAAACTCATCCTTGCAGCATTCGCAAAGGAGGGGGGGAATGCTCAACGCCAAAGCGGTTCCTAGCCGAGATATCAAACTCTGGATTGCGGAAGATATGCCAGATTTCTCACAGTGCGAGGACTACCTCAAACAAAGCCCTCGATATCCCATAAATTATTTTCGACGAAGGATGGTTATCACTTTGTTCTTTATTTGCCTATTTTTACCCCCTTCCCGGTTAAGTTTTAACAAGTCAGCCGGACCAAGCCTTTGAATCAAAACAAGAGGTTTGTTCGGATGAAGAGATATTTTTGAAGTTGGAACTTGAACCAGTTCGAAGCTTGCTTTGAATCGCTTTTctgcaacactactactacacatgTAATCATTTTAGAACCGCTATTGGTTAGGTGCCTGATTTTCTTTggcgtcaatcaaattttggaaccTGCCGacattatatcattctttttcttcctccctgcttcaccgacaacgtcggcctaaTCGCCAGCTCCCGCCTCCCACGACCTATGACGCTCGCGCTTGCCACCTCTCCCCGCCCTTCCCTTAACCGCTGTTCACTACCATGTTGTCGCTGCTCCAGCCATCCTTCTAACACCCCCGCCCTCGGTTTCTCGAGCCCGACGATAATCCTTCACCCCCGACCCAAACAGTCAACCCTCGGAGACACTCACCATCGACGCCATGGCGAGCACTGGCCCTCGCTCACTCGTGGCTCACACTCATTGTGGAGTCCATGACCGGCCCTCCTCATGTGCGGGGCAAAGCCAAAATCGACAGAATTCTCAGCCGCCTGATGATTAGCAAAAGATTAATATTTTTTCGCACAAAATAATTGTGACGAACCAAATCAGCCTTTATTATAACTTTAACAATTGAAAGTATGCGCTCTCCCTTTTTCAGGAAAAGAACAGCATGTCCTTACTCATGCTCTTTTCACCTCACTCGGTTGAATCAAAACATCAGTTCTTAGACACGAAATCGCCGTTTTCTAAAAGGCACGTGAGTAATTTCGGCAGCGGAAACAGAGACGAAATCAGCAGGAAGCCAACAGAGACCGGCTCCAGTCAACTTCGCCGTGCTCGTCAAGTTTCTAGAAAAATATGTCGTGCTCAATTAGCTCACTCCGTTGGTATATAAAAATGGCGACGCAGCAAAGATGTCTCCCATTCCAAGCTGCCTACCGCACACACTAGCCGCGAGCAGTACCATCACTACTGGCCAAAACGTGACCCCCTCCAGTCAACTTCCTCGTCGCCACCACACGACCGCACCTCTCCCATggcgtcctcctcgccgccgcacGTCGTGGAGGACGTGCCCCCGTTCCTGCAGCTCCTCAGCGACGGCACGGTGATCCGCTTCACTGACGCCTACCCGCTCCccatcccgtcgccgccgcccggccaGCCCGTCGTCGACTGGAAGGACGTTCTGTACGACGCCAGCCACGGCCTCAAGCTCCGCATCTACAGGCcggcggcggcctcctcctccgggAACAAGCTCCCGGTGATCGTCTACTTCCACGGCGGCGGGTACAGCATCGGTAGCTTCGACATGCCCAACTTCCATGCGTGCTGCGTCCGCCTCGCCGGCGAGCTCCCGGCTTTGGTGCTCTCTGCAGACTACCGCCTCGCCCCCGAGCACCGCTTCCCCGCGGGTCTCGACGACGCGGCGAACGTCGTGTCCTGGGTGCGCGCCCAGGCAGCGGCTGTTGGGGACAACGCCGACCCATGGCTCTCGGAGACGGCGAACTTCGGCCGGGTGTTCGTCGCCGGGGACTCGGCCGGCGGGGGCGTCGTCCACCACACGGCCGTCCGCCTCGCGTCGGGCCAGCTAGGCCCCCTCGACCCCGTTCGCGTCGCCGGGTGCGCGATGCTCTGCCCGATGTTCGGCGGGGAGGAgaggacggcgtcggaggcggAGTTCCCGCCGGGCCCGTTCCTGTCGCTGCCGGCGGTCGACCAGGCGTGGCGCCTGGTGCTGCCGCCTGGGTCCACGAGGGACCACCCGCTGGCCAACCCGTTCGGCCCGGACAGCCCGGCCCTTGACGGCGTCGCGCTGCCTCCGATGCTCGTTGTGGCCGCCGCGCGCGACCTGCTGCGCGACCGCGCCGCGGACTATGCCGCGAGGCTCAAGGCCATGGGGAAGCCGGTGGAGCTCGTGGAGTTCGAGGGGCAGCACCACGGGTTCTTCGCGGTCGAGCCGTACGGCGACGCCGGCAGCGAGGTGGTCCGGCTCGTCGAACGGTTTGTCTACGGCAACGGCGGCGCCTCCGACTAAATTGGAGATCGAGCAAAGCTGttgagggctcctttgattcaaaggatatctttagaatttttggaggatTGAAATTCTTAGGATTTTTTTTATATTGGCCCTTTGATTCATAGAATTAGATACTATAGGAATTTATCCTATGGAATCTTTTGTATtacatttcataggaaatctaacatccacttcaatctttttttacattttttttgttttttatgtgGTATCAAACACTCTTTGTTAATTCTATAGGATTCAAGTTGACATGCCACTGCAATTCTATATTTTTCATATTCCTACATTTTCAAAATCATGTGAATCAAAGAGGTGTACGCTGCCTTGTGGAGTTCGAGTGGAGTCACATTTTGTTTTGGACACTCGTATGTCATACACCTCAAAATACAAAGATGCCATAAACTTAGACATATTTTTTTCTCTACATTTGATTTGAATGTATTGCCAATTTATTAAGGATTTAGTTACAAATCAAATGTCAGATTTTTTTAGCATGAATAATCATACGTCCAAGATGACAAATTATGTTGCCGCGAGCAGTTTTCTTTAACAAACATGGCAAATATGTTTTTTTTTGTTGCCAGGATTTGTCATGCTTATCTATactatcattaaacaagcaaatataTTCATTACTAAGTGCACACAGCCTTATGTACACACAACAACACGAATCAATTACAGCCTCACGATCAGCGACACTTAATTTAATCTAACCGTTAAAATTATATTAACCCACGTCAAAAGTGTGTTTAGCCATTATCTAGGCGGACGAAAACTCTGTCGAGAAAGTTCCCCGCCCAGCATCCGTTCatgtatctatatctatactactattaaacaagcaaacatattcatCGCTAAGTGCACACAGCCTTACGTACACACAACAATACGAATCAATTACAGCCTCACGATCAGCGACACTTAATTTAATCTAACCGTTAAAATTATATTAACCCACGTCAAAAGTGCATTTAACCATTTGTCTAGGCGGACGAAAACTCTGCCGAGAAAGTTCCCCGCCCCACATCCTGTTCATGTATCCTATAAACTAGGAAACAAACACCGCGAGAATAAATAAGAcgtttgaaaaagagaaagaaaataactACCATGCATGCGGAGGAGCAATCGGTGGAAACTTACCACGCGGGAGAACAGGGTCGCATGTATCAGGTAATTATTGTGCTCCCGCTAATCAAGGTAGAAAACAAAGAATCTATACTACTATTAGCAAACATATTCATCGCTAAGTGCACACAGCCTTACGTACACACAACAACATGAATCAATTACAGCCTCACGATCAGCAACACTTAATTTAATTTAACCgttaaaattatattaactcacgaAAGTGTGTTTAACCATTTGTCTAGGCGGACGAAAACTCTACCGAGAAAGTTCCCCGCCCCACATCCCGTTCATGTATCCTATAAACTAGGAAACAAACACCGCGAGAATAAATAAGAcgtttgaaaaagagaaagaaaataactACTATGCATGCGGAGGAGCAATCAGTGGAAACTTACCACGCGGGAGAACAGGGTCGCATGCACCAGGTATGTATTGTGCTCCCGCTAATCAAGGTAGAAAACAAAGAAAATTAAAGCAAAACCATCTTGGATATTTGTCCTGCAAATACGATGCCTTAATACGAACAAAGGCGTGGCCCAGCGGCTCTTCACGTCGCTCACCGGCGCAGCGAACATGTTTGCCGCTGACGTCCGCGCTGCCATGGGCAGGAGCCCGGACCGTTTGCGCTACTGGCACGCCTTCTCGACATGGTATTCCACGGCCGACGCGGTAAAAAATGATCTCTTCATTCAATTGGGCAAGAACCTTTCCGCCGCCGTTGAGGAAGTCTTCAAGCTTCTCGGTCATGCGTGTGATGCCTTCTCCTCCGGCCCCTATGACGCCACAGCCGTCTCCCATCGTGCAGGATTAGTTCCGATCGTGCCACTCGGTGATGCCGCTCGCGCCCGAGGCGCCGTCGTCTGTCCGGCGAAAAGAAGAGTAGGTCTCGGCCGGCGTGCATGCAGAGAAACCTGGATGGTCAGACGAACTCAGACCGCCGCCGTAATCACTATAGACGTACGTCAGTACGTGTACGGCTCCTTCCATGGCACACGGAATCTTTCCTCGAGGGCAGGAGGCTCGCCAGGTCGGCCATGCGGCACGCGCGCATCGTCGATGTCGTCGGGACGGATACAACACCTTCAAGCTATACTCCCCCTCTTCGTCTTCTCCATCTTCATTACAGTGGAATCTACTCCCTCTGTACCGAAATAGTTGTCGCTGGAGTAGCTGAAGTTCAGCTACTCCAGCGACAACTATTTCGGTACAGAGGGAGTAGATAGCTGCACTAACGTGTCCCCGGCAGCCCCGCCTCCATGTCTGGTGAGAAGAAACCCTACAATATGCATGCATCTTGTCAATCCCCTCTTATATTCTCAGCCATATAGCAATTACTTTAGCCAGTGGGATCTATTATGCGAGTGAACGGACATGCCATAGGGCACACGTGAGTCCCCTGGGTGCTCTTTGTGTCACTATTCTTATTTTTCTGTTGGTTCTAATATTCTTGATCCTTTTCGCAGGATAGTACCGTACATGTTTGTGATACTTCTATCTACTAATCTTCTTGATCCATTTCTTGTTGTGGGCAAAATGAGTTGAATTTCTTTAGTTCAAGGTTTGTTTATTGCTACCTCCTAATAGCTGTCCAATTCCTGGTAGAGGTAACTCTTTTTGTTGTATCCAGGCACGCCTTGCGAAGACTAGCACATTGTGAAATACTACCTTCGTCAAAAGATACATCCGTTTCGGTGACAActaatatgggacggagggagtataacccaTCTGTGTGTGTAACCTTTTGAGAAAGGGAGATAGAAGTTTATAGTGACACAATTGAAAACTACAAGAACGTATTGCCAAGAAGAGCATGTTGTGCAATATAACAAAGAGTACACAGTTATGTGTTTGGAGTTCTTAGGGGGGGGGGGATGGGTGGCAAGCAAGGGGGGATATTGAGCTGGATGGACATTTGTTAGCAGTGACAAACTTAGATTGAGGATGTGACGAGGTGCATATGCAGGATACATTGCAATGCATGGGCAGCTAACTTGATCTGCTATAAGTGTGAGTAATCTCATTTGAATACATTACCATCCATTCAATAGATTTGTACTCACTTTATTGTTCGGCATAGTTGAATTGTCTGTGTCAAAAATGCATATGATTTTATTTTGTATGCTCATCCTAGATGCCACCACACAATTACAACTTATAATAACCGGTTCTTTTAGAATTAAATGAAAGTACATACTGATTTCAGCTTCTATGTAAATGTTTGATAGATTCCCCTTCAATCTGAATCACAAGAAATGGAGAGTTCACCTAGAGTCCGTGGAAGAAATCTACATGCCATCATGAGGAAAGAGGGAACAACCTGGTATGCGATACCGAAGAGTGTAGATTGTATTCTATTATCTTCTTTAAACAGGTCTTTTTTTGGGACCAATTTATGTTGCATACTGAAACTGTGTTCTATAGTATAATCATGTTGTTCTAAGAAGTATCAAGCTGGAATTAAGTTGTCGACTGACTTGATATGTGTAACAGTGGGGGTTTGGATGATTAATTAGTATATTTAAGCCCAATGATTCAATGTGTTCAACAATGGGGTTTTGGAGGATTAATTAGTAGATTTAATGTTCATTGTTTACTACCTATAGATACTGAATGGATGAAACAATATATTATTATTTTATGAGGCAATGTGACCACCATGGTGTGCAATTTACCTAAGAATACATCCTAAGTGATATTTTTCTCGGACGTGCGGTGCACGTGCCAGCTTACTAGTTAAAGAAATTTACTATCCTCACGGCAACATAATTCGACATAAAAACATTAAATTTGGTGAAATGCAGCTGGTGGTTCCTGATCCGTCACTATTCTAGATCAAACATTTTTCTTAGTGTTTTGGTGAGTTGTTCTCCATAGATccaacaatatgtgtttatttCTTAATTGACTTATTTCTCAGACCACAATAACAAGCCTCTCAATTCGAGCTCGCTTTTTGGGTTGTCTCTGGATCAAGCCTTGTATCTAACTGTAAGTTCTCTTCTGCTCACAAGCTCAATAGTAAAATCTGAAAAGTTTGAAAATGATTCAAGAAAAATTCTGAATTCTTTTTGGAAAACTTTGATAAACGTTTAGTGCTTGCAAAGTCTCATCATAGAATGACAAATCGTGGACGTCAGTGACAAAAATATCAGCACTAAAAAAtgcttttgaaaattgcatttttggagcatcaattttttTTCATGACTTCTACAAATGTCATTCCATGATGAGACTTTGCAAGCACTCGAAACatttccaatgcttaccataaagtttttttttaattttgtttccAGAATTTTCAGATCTTATTGTCGGCCTGAGCTCATTTGAGCTGGAGCTAAGAAACATCATGTCCCAAAGAGCATACTCTTCCTATCCAACGTCAAAACTA
It encodes:
- the LOC119303469 gene encoding probable carboxylesterase 15, whose protein sequence is MASSSPPHVVEDVPPFLQLLSDGTVIRFTDAYPLPIPSPPPGQPVVDWKDVLYDASHGLKLRIYRPAAASSSGNKLPVIVYFHGGGYSIGSFDMPNFHACCVRLAGELPALVLSADYRLAPEHRFPAGLDDAANVVSWVRAQAAAVGDNADPWLSETANFGRVFVAGDSAGGGVVHHTAVRLASGQLGPLDPVRVAGCAMLCPMFGGEERTASEAEFPPGPFLSLPAVDQAWRLVLPPGSTRDHPLANPFGPDSPALDGVALPPMLVVAAARDLLRDRAADYAARLKAMGKPVELVEFEGQHHGFFAVEPYGDAGSEVVRLVERFVYGNGGASD